The Ensifer canadensis genomic sequence TCAGGGCGGACGGCGTGAGCAACGGCAATAGAGCGAACCCACGCAGGGATTGATTGCCCGAAAGCATTTGTTCGACGTCAGCGGCTTCGAGTTCGAAGCGACCCATCGCGCCGAAGACGAGCTCACCGCCTTGCGCCAGAACACCAAGCGCGGATTTGGTGAAGGATCCGCCGACCATGTCGTAGATCGTCTCGACTGACCCACCCGCCAGATGCTGTCCAAGCTCCGACTGCCAATCCGCTGCCTTGTAGTCGATTGCAAGGTCCGCGCCGAGCGAGCGTGTCAACGCGACCTTCTCGCTGCCGCCCGCAAGCGCGATTACCGTTTTTGCACCCGCCTCTCTTGCAAGCTGAATGAGCAGCGAGCCGACACCGCCGGCCGCAGCAGTCACCAGCACGGTCTTTCCCTGCGGATTGCTTTGCCGAACGAGATGAAGCGCCGTCAGCCCCTGGATCATCAGCGCTGTCGCCACTTCGAACGAAACGTCGCCGGGGATCGGCACGAGTGCGTCAGCGTCGATCGCGACATATTCGGCGCACCCGCCCGCCCCGCGGCCGAAGGCGAACATCGGCACGGCGACACGCGTGCCGACCGCCGGCGTTTTCACGCCTTCGCCCTGCGCCTCGACAATGCCCGCGACCTCGACACCCGGCACCATCGGCAAACCAGGCTTCACCGCATATCGATCCTGCCGCATCAGAACTTCGAAGAAATTGAGTCCGATCGCCCCGACCCGCACCAGCACTTCGCCGTGCGCGGGCACCGGCTTCGGCATATCGATCAGCTCAAGGACTTCAGGGCTCCCGAAGGAGCGGTACTGGATTGCTTTCATGGATCTCGACCTCATTTGACTGGCTTTGATCCATAGATAGCCTTAGGCTCCCGTTCGGCTCTACACACCCTTTTGTTCCATACTGACCGGTTGGTAACCATGGCCGATATCATCAAGAGACTGCCGTCACTGCCATCCGAGCGTGCGCTCAAGGTGATCTCCGGGCGATGGAAGGCAGTGATCCTCTATCACCTGTTCGACGGTCCGAGGCGCCTTTCGGAGTTGCGACGGCTTGTGCCGGCCGTCAGCCAGAAAGTCCTGATCCAGCAGCTTCGCGAAATGGAGGAACATGGCCTCGTTCATCGCGAGATCTTTCGCGAAGTGCCGCCAAGGGTGGAATATTCGG encodes the following:
- a CDS encoding quinone oxidoreductase family protein, with the protein product MKAIQYRSFGSPEVLELIDMPKPVPAHGEVLVRVGAIGLNFFEVLMRQDRYAVKPGLPMVPGVEVAGIVEAQGEGVKTPAVGTRVAVPMFAFGRGAGGCAEYVAIDADALVPIPGDVSFEVATALMIQGLTALHLVRQSNPQGKTVLVTAAAGGVGSLLIQLAREAGAKTVIALAGGSEKVALTRSLGADLAIDYKAADWQSELGQHLAGGSVETIYDMVGGSFTKSALGVLAQGGELVFGAMGRFELEAADVEQMLSGNQSLRGFALLPLLTPSALKTDLGDLFRRVEDGRLKVHLGGRFPLEQAAEAHRAMETRSTTGKIVLVP
- a CDS encoding winged helix-turn-helix transcriptional regulator, encoding MADIIKRLPSLPSERALKVISGRWKAVILYHLFDGPRRLSELRRLVPAVSQKVLIQQLREMEEHGLVHREIFREVPPRVEYSATALGHSLEPVLLALCEWGQRHAEELGEFDQVGDCIIRPRQSA